The following nucleotide sequence is from Wolbachia endosymbiont (group E) of Neria commutata.
TTGCTACTAGGATCTGGCTCAGCATTATTAATACCAAGCTTCGGTTCTACAGATACCTTTAATTTTTGTGCTGCCTTACCTTCAGTTTTAGCAATAGCACTTTGTAGGTATTCAAAGTAATATTCATTAGCTGCATCACTGGCCCATTCAAATGGGTTTGTTCCACTCTTATCTGGTAAATAAACGCACTCAAGGGCTGCTTCCACAAGTGCATTTATTAAATCTCGGTGTGACCCTTAAGAAACCTTCCACTAGCGCTTGATATCGCTGCGTACAACGGTGTCTTGCCATAGCGATCTTGTATATTGGGTTTTGCGCCTTTTTGGAGTAGAAGCTTTACTGCTCCTGTTCTGCGTTCTTCTGCGGCTTCATGCAAAGGAGTACTATTATCTTTATCGAGAGCATCAATTGTTGCACCTCTATCTAAAAGAGCTTTTATCACCTCTACCTGTCCATTTTGTGCAGCATGATGCAAAGGAGTCCTACCTTTCTTGTCTAGCTCATTCGCATTTATACCTTTATCCAATAAAAATGTTACTCTCTCAGCATTTACATCTGCTCTAGCTGCAGCGTGTAACAAAGTTATACTTCCGTGGTCATAGATGTGTTTTACTCTAATGTTGAGATCTGCCCCTCTACTTAAAAGTAGCTCCGTTACTTCCTTCCAATCTCCAGTTGGATGAGACTTTCCTAATTGCAAAGCGTCATGAAGAGGTGTATATCCATCATGGTACACTTTATTAACGTCTGAACCTCCATTTAAAAGTATCTCCATTACCCTCCTACAATTTGTGGGAGTGTCAGATCTTCCCAAGCTCAAAGGATAATAAAGAGCAGTATATCCATCAGGGTTTACTGCATTAGCACTTGCTCCGTCCTTTATTGATTTTTCTACTTCTTCTTCATCTATTCTCCAAGGATCTTTACTAAGAGCCCAGATAAGCTGTTCATCAAGTTCTGTTTGTGTCAACATAGTTCACTCCAAATTATTAATATATTAACTTAATGATTTATTATAAATATTAAATATTTATTAACTATATTATACTATTTATTGTAAATAGTCAATAATAAACTCCCCGGAGTTGTATGTGTTGATAGATTAATTTACCATAAATTTTAATAATGACACTTGACGATGTTTCTAAAAATGGCATTGCCTAAAAACAGTTGAATAAAATAAATTGCCATGATTAAAATAGTACGTGAAGAATATAATGTTAATTGGTGGTGGAGTTGGAAATGCAGTACTGTTTTCGATAGGTAAGGCATGCCTTGAAAATAACAGTAAGGTTTTGTATTTTGCTGGCTATAAAAAATTAAATGATGCATTTAAACGAACACTGATAGAGAATGCATCAAGTGTGGTAGTTTGGGCATGTGAAGAAGGATTATTAGAAACAAACAGAGATCAAGATAAATCCTTTCACGGCAATATAGTGGGTGCAATAATCTCTTATCAAAAAGGAGAATTAGGTGTGCCCACAATTAATTTAAACGCTATAGATAAAATTATTACTATTGGTTCCGGCAGAATGATGAAAGCTGTAAATGAAGCGAGAAAATCAACCTTAAAACCATATCTAAAACCAAGCCACGTGGCAATATCATCAATTAATTCTCCGATGCAATGTATGATGAAAGAGATTTGTGCTCAGTGTGTGCAACGACATATAGATCAAAAAACAGGAGAAGAATGTTTTGTTTATAGCTGCAGCAATCAAGATCAGGATATGGAAACTGTTGATTTTGATTTTCTCAATGAGCGTTTAGGACAGAATAGCTTACAGGAAAAACTCACTGCAAAGTGGATAGATCATGCTCGAAGATATTAAACAACAAAAAAAGGAAATAAGAGAACAATACAGAGCTATAAGAAAAAACATTGATGAGAGTTATTCTAATTACGCAGCAAAAGCCATTACCAATCTCTTTCATCATAATTTAAATTGTGTTAATGGCAAAACAATAGCAGCTTACATCCCGATCGATGGAGAAATAAATGTTATACCTTTGATGTATAGCTTACTCGATTTAGAATGTAAAATAGCAATCCCAAATAAAGAGAAGCTACTAAAATTTGAGGAATGGAATAAAGCAGGTGGGAATATAATTCCTGACATAATTATTACTCCTATTATCGCTTTTGATGATCATTTTAATAGGCTAGGGTTTGGTGGTGGTTGGTATGATAAAACAATGAAAAAACTTAGACCTCTTGGAAAAATATTTATAGGTATTGCATATGAAAAGCAATATTATAAAAATTTACCTACAGAAGTACATGATCAAAAACTGGATGTGATGATTACTGAAACGTGTGTTAGATATAGATAAGTTATCTTTTAAATCAATTCTGGTATTTTAAACTGAACGTTTTCAGTAATGCCACCTGGCATAATCGAGACTTTAACGTCCATGTTTGTTTTCAAATAATTTATTAGTTCATCCACTAATACACCGGGGGCAGAGGCACCTACAGTAATTCCTATTTTTTCTACTCCTTGTAACCAGCTTTCATCTATACAACTGTAGTTATCAATCAAGTATGCTCTTTTGCCTTTAGCAATACATAGATCCAATAATCGGTTTGAATTCGAACTATTTTTACTTCCTATGATTAACACCATATCTACAATTTCAGCTAGTTTTTTTACAGCATTTTGCCTGTTTTGTGTTGCATAGCATATATCCTTTAAATCAGGACCTGTAATGCTTGGAAATCTTGACTTCAGGGCAGCAATAATTTCGCGAGTATCATCTATACTTAACGTAGTTTGCGTAACGTAGGATAAATTGCTTGAGTCCTTAACTTGCAAATCATATACGTCCTGTACGGTTTGCACTAAGGCTATGGGGTTATTCACCCTTCCTCTGATTCCTTTAACTTCTGGATGATTTTCGTGCCCAATTAGGATTAGCTCTTTGCCACT
It contains:
- a CDS encoding ankyrin repeat domain-containing protein — its product is MLTQTELDEQLIWALSKDPWRIDEEEVEKSIKDGASANAVNPDGYTALYYPLSLGRSDTPTNCRRVMEILLNGGSDVNKVYHDGYTPLHDALQLGKSHPTGDWKEVTELLLSRGADLNIRVKHIYDHGSITLLHAAARADVNAERVTFLLDKGINANELDKKGRTPLHHAAQNGQVEVIKALLDRGATIDALDKDNSTPLHEAAEERRTGAVKLLLQKGAKPNIQDRYGKTPLYAAISSASGRFLKGHTEI
- a CDS encoding oxidoreductase, which produces MKNIMLIGGGVGNAVLFSIGKACLENNSKVLYFAGYKKLNDAFKRTLIENASSVVVWACEEGLLETNRDQDKSFHGNIVGAIISYQKGELGVPTINLNAIDKIITIGSGRMMKAVNEARKSTLKPYLKPSHVAISSINSPMQCMMKEICAQCVQRHIDQKTGEECFVYSCSNQDQDMETVDFDFLNERLGQNSLQEKLTAKWIDHARRY
- a CDS encoding 5-formyltetrahydrofolate cyclo-ligase, with translation MLEDIKQQKKEIREQYRAIRKNIDESYSNYAAKAITNLFHHNLNCVNGKTIAAYIPIDGEINVIPLMYSLLDLECKIAIPNKEKLLKFEEWNKAGGNIIPDIIITPIIAFDDHFNRLGFGGGWYDKTMKKLRPLGKIFIGIAYEKQYYKNLPTEVHDQKLDVMITETCVRYR
- the ispH gene encoding 4-hydroxy-3-methylbut-2-enyl diphosphate reductase; the protein is MEIILAEPRGFCAGVKRAVDILAITLEKYRNKCQVYVLHEIVHNKYIVEDFKRQGVVFVNSIDEIKDNGGILIFSAHGVSKSIEDEAKKKDIQVIDATCPLVSKVHKEAQRYEKSGKELILIGHENHPEVKGIRGRVNNPIALVQTVQDVYDLQVKDSSNLSYVTQTTLSIDDTREIIAALKSRFPSITGPDLKDICYATQNRQNAVKKLAEIVDMVLIIGSKNSSNSNRLLDLCIAKGKRAYLIDNYSCIDESWLQGVEKIGITVGASAPGVLVDELINYLKTNMDVKVSIMPGGITENVQFKIPELI